Proteins from one Arthrobacter sp. DNA4 genomic window:
- a CDS encoding ATP-binding protein, translated as MTFAAAYPFLTESGLGHEGTYIGTDVFGSGAFSYDPWILYDKGIISGPSIVVIGTVGTGKSMCGKSLVARSITLGRKAAVASDPKGEWVAVAKAVGGKVISVGPGRPARVNPLDAGPRSSALTEAQWQAVVRQRRRYLLVALVSLMRQGMPLRPVEHTALDIALMETMAENSNPTLPMVLDHLLRPSKEMVALVGVEGGTAVSHSLRRTVSGDLEGMFDAPSTVAFDADAPMMVMDTSALIGASEQALSLAAACGATWLEAAITNPDGGKRLVVYDEGWRMLADPYMLAKMSEQWRLARTYGIANLLIMHKVADLNEIGDSTSGHRQKALGLLTEADTRIIYRQKHDAMRLTKEALGLTEAECEHVENLPKGVGLWKVGNRSFIVANRVTTDELDVFGTDGRML; from the coding sequence ATGACTTTCGCGGCCGCTTACCCTTTTCTTACCGAATCGGGGCTGGGGCATGAAGGCACCTACATCGGAACCGACGTCTTTGGGTCAGGAGCCTTCTCCTACGATCCCTGGATCCTTTACGACAAAGGGATCATCAGCGGCCCATCCATCGTCGTAATCGGAACCGTCGGCACAGGCAAATCGATGTGCGGCAAGTCGCTCGTGGCGCGGTCCATTACGTTGGGCAGGAAAGCCGCCGTCGCCTCTGATCCCAAGGGTGAGTGGGTCGCCGTCGCCAAAGCTGTCGGTGGCAAAGTCATCTCCGTTGGTCCCGGCCGTCCCGCACGAGTGAACCCGCTTGATGCGGGGCCGCGGTCGAGCGCCCTCACTGAAGCACAGTGGCAGGCTGTTGTTCGCCAGCGGCGCCGGTATCTCCTGGTGGCACTTGTCTCCCTCATGCGTCAAGGAATGCCGCTCCGACCCGTCGAGCACACGGCCTTGGATATCGCCCTCATGGAAACAATGGCGGAAAACTCCAACCCCACGCTGCCCATGGTGCTTGACCATTTGCTGCGACCGTCGAAGGAGATGGTAGCTCTCGTCGGGGTCGAGGGCGGAACCGCCGTCAGCCATTCCCTTAGACGCACGGTGTCCGGTGATCTCGAGGGCATGTTTGATGCTCCGTCCACCGTAGCCTTCGACGCGGACGCCCCAATGATGGTGATGGACACTTCGGCGCTCATTGGGGCTTCGGAGCAAGCCCTGTCATTAGCGGCCGCTTGCGGCGCTACCTGGCTGGAGGCGGCGATCACCAATCCCGACGGCGGCAAGCGCCTTGTCGTCTACGACGAAGGTTGGCGGATGCTCGCTGATCCTTACATGCTGGCGAAGATGAGCGAACAGTGGCGTTTGGCCAGAACTTACGGCATCGCCAACCTGCTGATTATGCATAAAGTCGCTGACCTCAACGAGATTGGTGACAGCACCAGCGGACATCGGCAGAAAGCCCTGGGTCTCCTCACCGAAGCCGACACCAGGATCATCTACCGCCAGAAGCACGACGCAATGCGGCTTACCAAGGAAGCGCTGGGCCTTACCGAAGCCGAGTGCGAGCACGTTGAGAATCTTCCGAAGGGCGTCGGTCTCTGGAAGGTCGGCAACCGCTCCTTCATCGTTGCCAACCGGGTGACAACGGACGAGTTGGACGTTTTCGGGACTGACGGCAGGATGCTGTGA
- a CDS encoding type IV secretory system conjugative DNA transfer family protein, with product MAPALLLVGALAVAALVAWRRWKQSGAWLRQDILNRDGVARRAEIVHDFGARAVQKRGKFTRPGLVKPSVQDLSWTLGRSRGVTVHVSTEESMVIQGAPRSGKGLYVVINAILDAPGAVVTTSTRADNLVVTMKARASDGRPVTVFDPQGMSGLPSSLRWSPVRGCEDPDVATRRALVITADTEMKGENAAWQKRSLIVLQCLLHAAALSGEGVAAFRRWSSSPVLAREALEVLGTPGAALGWQSDLMGILEDDPRNTSNSWIGVSAAVAPLSSPKVLAALNPQDESEEFDPKAFIRERGTLYLIGTRAGAAAAGPYLSALIDDIDSAAREMAFVSPGGRLEPPLSLILDEIANLAPWPGLPVALADGGGIGISTLVVLQSLSQARSGWSIDEASTIWDSAIIKVIFGGGSDEHDLRSLAGLLGERSLTLTTRSWSSQGRQDGEQLRDRPVIALDEIRRLPAGTALMLGRRTRPILLDLLEWHKRKDAGELRRLKAEMERLLADGHKQRQQKTEGAPDA from the coding sequence TTGGCTCCGGCCCTGCTGCTGGTCGGAGCGCTCGCCGTGGCTGCGCTGGTTGCGTGGAGGCGGTGGAAGCAATCGGGGGCATGGCTCCGGCAGGACATCCTGAACCGGGACGGCGTTGCCCGTCGCGCCGAAATCGTCCACGACTTTGGGGCGAGGGCGGTGCAGAAGCGGGGGAAGTTCACGCGCCCGGGACTGGTGAAGCCTTCGGTGCAGGATCTGTCCTGGACCCTGGGTCGATCCCGCGGCGTCACGGTCCACGTTTCCACTGAAGAATCGATGGTGATCCAGGGTGCTCCCCGGTCCGGCAAGGGCCTCTACGTGGTCATCAACGCGATCCTCGACGCGCCCGGTGCCGTCGTAACGACGTCTACGCGGGCTGACAACCTTGTAGTGACCATGAAGGCAAGGGCTTCTGACGGGCGCCCGGTGACGGTGTTCGATCCCCAAGGCATGTCAGGCTTGCCGTCGTCCCTCCGCTGGTCACCGGTGCGGGGATGTGAGGACCCGGACGTTGCCACCCGGCGAGCGCTGGTCATTACCGCGGACACGGAGATGAAGGGCGAAAACGCTGCGTGGCAGAAGCGCTCGCTGATCGTCCTCCAATGCCTGCTCCATGCTGCTGCCCTGTCCGGCGAGGGAGTGGCTGCATTCCGACGCTGGTCCTCCAGCCCTGTGCTTGCCCGGGAAGCGCTGGAAGTCCTGGGCACGCCAGGCGCGGCGCTTGGTTGGCAGTCAGACCTGATGGGAATCCTGGAAGACGACCCGCGGAATACCTCGAACTCCTGGATCGGTGTCTCGGCAGCGGTTGCCCCGCTGTCTTCACCGAAGGTTTTGGCTGCACTGAACCCGCAGGATGAGTCCGAGGAGTTTGATCCGAAGGCGTTCATTCGGGAACGGGGCACGCTCTATTTGATCGGCACGCGCGCAGGCGCGGCTGCTGCCGGTCCATACCTGTCCGCCCTGATCGACGACATTGACAGCGCGGCACGCGAAATGGCGTTCGTTTCGCCAGGCGGCAGGCTTGAGCCGCCGCTGTCCCTCATACTCGATGAGATCGCCAACCTGGCTCCCTGGCCGGGCCTCCCCGTGGCGCTGGCTGATGGCGGCGGCATCGGCATCTCCACCCTCGTCGTCCTCCAATCCCTTTCTCAGGCCCGTTCGGGCTGGTCCATCGATGAAGCGTCAACAATATGGGACTCCGCCATCATTAAGGTGATTTTCGGAGGCGGATCTGACGAACACGACCTCCGATCGCTCGCCGGTCTGCTCGGCGAGCGCAGCTTGACGCTCACCACGCGTTCCTGGTCGTCACAGGGCCGGCAGGACGGCGAACAGCTTCGCGACCGTCCGGTGATCGCCTTGGACGAGATTCGACGCCTCCCAGCTGGCACCGCACTCATGCTGGGTCGGCGCACGCGGCCTATTCTGTTGGATCTCCTGGAATGGCACAAGCGCAAGGACGCCGGGGAACTGCGCCGCCTGAAGGCTGAGATGGAGCGCCTGTTGGCCGACGGGCACAAGCAGCGTCAACAGAAGACCGAAGGGGCTCCTGATGCATAG
- a CDS encoding ArdC-like ssDNA-binding domain-containing protein → MDGLHSILEKAVESPSHWQVLLDASASLWRYSGGNVALLMMQMAQRGTDEPTLVAGFKEWERHGRNVLRGEHALWVIAPRTARVQQVLLPDGTRHRIPVGDKAPNGAVDEGKKTLITGWRGQAVFDVSQTEGTPLLVPRSAGLTSVEVPRLWESLAGVARAHGFSVQVTDSQFGLTSGFTDFAQHRVQVGGWLNSEERAAVLAHELGHVLLHGPNDNVGKLYGSSVDHRGLAEVEAESVAYTVLKAHGIDRGPQSASYLSGWADAVIEAEQSAAGATSRKPASRVDIAKSVLGRVTAASKEILEVTDPPGLGGKVPAAEASLRVEGQQTFAGVKPAEGPPQGLEMSGP, encoded by the coding sequence ATGGACGGACTGCACTCGATTCTTGAAAAGGCTGTCGAGTCGCCATCACATTGGCAGGTTCTCCTTGACGCTTCCGCCAGCCTGTGGCGCTATTCCGGCGGGAACGTTGCCCTGCTGATGATGCAGATGGCACAGCGCGGTACCGACGAGCCCACGCTCGTGGCGGGCTTCAAGGAATGGGAGCGGCACGGGCGGAATGTTCTTCGTGGTGAGCATGCCTTGTGGGTGATTGCGCCAAGGACGGCCCGCGTTCAACAGGTGCTCTTGCCGGACGGCACGCGTCACCGCATCCCTGTTGGCGACAAGGCTCCCAACGGCGCCGTTGACGAGGGGAAGAAGACGCTCATCACTGGCTGGCGGGGCCAGGCTGTCTTCGACGTCTCCCAGACCGAGGGTACCCCGCTGCTGGTTCCTCGATCAGCTGGGCTCACGTCAGTCGAGGTGCCGCGGCTGTGGGAGTCGCTGGCTGGAGTTGCCCGCGCTCACGGCTTCTCAGTGCAAGTCACGGACTCGCAGTTCGGGCTCACAAGCGGCTTCACGGACTTTGCCCAGCATCGCGTTCAGGTGGGTGGCTGGCTGAACTCAGAGGAACGCGCAGCGGTGCTCGCGCATGAGCTCGGGCACGTTTTGCTCCACGGCCCGAACGACAATGTGGGCAAGTTGTATGGAAGCAGCGTGGACCACCGCGGGCTGGCCGAAGTCGAGGCGGAGTCAGTGGCCTACACGGTGCTTAAGGCGCACGGAATTGATAGAGGGCCTCAATCAGCAAGCTATCTGTCGGGCTGGGCTGATGCAGTTATCGAAGCGGAGCAGTCAGCAGCCGGAGCTACGTCGCGGAAGCCCGCCTCACGCGTGGATATTGCCAAATCAGTGCTTGGCCGGGTGACGGCCGCAAGTAAGGAAATTCTCGAAGTGACCGATCCGCCAGGACTGGGCGGGAAGGTTCCGGCTGCGGAAGCCTCCCTGCGGGTTGAAGGCCAGCAAACATTCGCGGGCGTGAAGCCGGCAGAGGGACCGCCGCAGGGCTTGGAAATGTCTGGCCCGTGA
- a CDS encoding single-stranded DNA-binding protein, whose product MSTKIPINIAGNLVADPDLTYGESGVAHAKLRVAVNQRVQGPDGSWHDGEPVFHNVSAFRALAENASNSLKKGDPVTVSGELEFRSFEKDGERREARRIVAETIGPDLRFGTAAYQRSARAAGPGASPEAGLQAAPEPAYNIATKGPVSVSPFGEPARNEVSL is encoded by the coding sequence ATGAGCACCAAGATACCGATCAATATCGCCGGCAACCTCGTGGCAGATCCGGATCTGACCTACGGTGAGTCGGGGGTAGCCCACGCCAAGCTCCGCGTTGCGGTGAACCAGCGGGTCCAAGGTCCAGACGGATCCTGGCATGACGGGGAACCTGTTTTTCACAACGTCTCCGCGTTCCGGGCGCTCGCCGAGAATGCCTCCAATTCGCTGAAGAAGGGCGACCCCGTCACCGTTTCGGGTGAGCTGGAATTCCGTTCATTCGAAAAGGATGGGGAGCGGCGCGAGGCTCGTCGCATCGTCGCCGAGACCATTGGCCCGGACCTTCGCTTCGGTACCGCTGCATACCAGCGTTCTGCGCGTGCCGCTGGGCCGGGCGCTTCACCAGAGGCAGGCCTGCAGGCGGCGCCGGAGCCCGCCTACAACATCGCAACCAAGGGGCCGGTGTCGGTATCCCCTTTCGGCGAGCCGGCGCGGAATGAGGTTAGTCTCTGA
- the mobF gene encoding MobF family relaxase: MSIARLSARSGLRYLFKTTMMDDFSGSPPDPTTYYMKAGTPQGRWIGGGLNGISKTLGDAVTETDARAVFDMAVHPLTGTPLGRPHAQSAAVENKTGQSAQRHAVIGFDLTFSVPKSVSVLWALSPHSKQQQILRTHHEAVEATLAWLEKNVIHTRAYRNGVAHIGTQGAVAAAFDHWESRTGDPQLHTHLVIANRTQRVTDGAWVTLDSRALYKAAVAASEHYNGLLFDALQRDLGCDPEIRTPLTTTHNPSQQLSGIDEELIREFSNRSRLIDLETDRLVAAWTKDHDQTPSATTTIKLRQQATLSTRAPKPESPTPLHQLSEQWQARAIAKGFQPSDVLAHTINRSRVAPFAVLDFTPDWTSAAATIARERVAGKRSTWNRWNLLAEAERVCAQIRCRTPSDRAALIDAVATAAEQQSVPLNDYRYSLPSNAGPDLQLNHRSVFDFHGSRLYTDASTLACEDAILTARKDGGGPTVRPAVIMDSLDSGPQLRVPRLHADQRTAVADVVLSGNRLDAIVGPAGTGKTTTLGAVKAVWEAEYGPGSVVGLAPAAASAEVLGQELRMVTENVTKWLHESMGHGAATRAGRFFHVQELLSSSKYSDRRSIAFAQEAARLAATHQRWRFHPNQLVIIDEASMVSTFQLAALVQQAKEAGAKILLVGDPGQLDAIDAGGVLGWLDRQRLTTPLSTIWRFNEVWERTSSLKLRAGDYSAIEDYEQHRRIRHGSYLSMLDQAYLAWQADMRSGKSSILIAADNETVNMLNERARADLVSQGVVDAELATQLTDGLQAGSGDTIIARGNNRRLIDSQGEFVRNGTMFDVRAVNRHDGSVLAVRRETGASVVLPRAYLETSVELGYATTAHRSQGLTVDTGHTVVTQGRLTRELLYVSMTRGRSENAAYVSQGDDSEHQAIDPSQQLSWRSILAEILAAEGAERTAHEVREAESRKADNLERLSAEYDYLAQIAAGEDLRRCLGKRAPLAVQELSASPSWGAAVAAWRKATAVGLHGAERIMERTVQDGHSVHDPMALLSARLRRYTKGTPTSAIGPLRESFSALGPELADMIVQVRERIRQRMESVAWAALTQDVPWKDELTAAVGATESLGGLIRDVALFRDRWGIYDSHLPLGAPPADYEWEQLQQREEIQEAIESAGSCQAAPHPAMSPSDVHRSQQVVLTSSGWQI, from the coding sequence ATGTCTATCGCACGTCTGTCTGCCCGGTCGGGTCTGCGCTACCTGTTCAAGACAACGATGATGGATGACTTTTCCGGTTCTCCCCCGGACCCCACCACGTACTACATGAAGGCGGGCACACCCCAGGGGCGTTGGATTGGCGGCGGACTAAACGGCATCAGTAAGACGCTGGGTGACGCCGTCACGGAAACCGACGCAAGAGCGGTATTTGACATGGCGGTGCATCCGCTGACCGGCACTCCCCTGGGCAGGCCGCACGCCCAATCTGCCGCTGTCGAGAACAAGACCGGCCAATCAGCTCAACGGCATGCGGTCATTGGCTTCGACCTGACGTTCAGCGTGCCAAAGTCGGTGTCCGTACTCTGGGCGCTGAGCCCACACAGCAAGCAGCAGCAGATCCTGCGAACCCACCACGAAGCGGTCGAGGCGACCCTTGCGTGGCTGGAAAAGAACGTCATCCACACAAGGGCTTACCGTAACGGAGTCGCCCATATCGGCACGCAAGGAGCTGTTGCCGCCGCGTTCGACCACTGGGAGTCACGAACCGGGGATCCGCAGCTCCACACCCACCTGGTTATCGCCAACCGCACACAACGTGTCACCGACGGAGCCTGGGTCACCCTCGACTCCCGGGCTCTGTACAAAGCAGCGGTCGCGGCGAGCGAACACTACAACGGCCTGCTGTTCGACGCCCTCCAACGGGACCTTGGGTGCGACCCCGAGATCCGCACTCCCCTCACCACAACGCACAACCCCAGCCAACAGCTCAGCGGGATCGATGAAGAACTCATCCGCGAATTCTCCAATCGCTCCCGCCTCATCGACCTGGAAACTGATCGTCTTGTGGCAGCGTGGACCAAGGATCACGACCAGACTCCATCGGCTACGACCACCATCAAACTCCGCCAGCAGGCAACCCTTTCTACTCGCGCCCCGAAGCCCGAGAGTCCCACACCACTGCACCAGCTCTCTGAACAATGGCAGGCTCGAGCAATTGCCAAAGGTTTTCAGCCATCTGACGTCCTCGCCCACACCATCAACCGCTCCCGCGTCGCCCCTTTTGCCGTCCTGGACTTCACTCCCGACTGGACCTCCGCTGCCGCGACCATCGCCAGGGAACGGGTTGCCGGAAAACGCTCAACCTGGAACCGCTGGAACCTGCTCGCCGAAGCGGAAAGAGTCTGCGCCCAAATCCGCTGTCGCACGCCCTCAGACCGGGCCGCCCTGATAGACGCAGTCGCCACCGCTGCCGAACAACAATCAGTGCCGTTGAACGACTACCGCTATTCCCTTCCATCCAACGCTGGCCCGGACTTGCAGCTCAATCACCGGAGCGTTTTCGACTTCCATGGGTCACGCCTCTACACAGACGCATCAACACTCGCTTGCGAGGACGCCATCTTGACAGCAAGGAAGGATGGCGGCGGACCGACTGTCCGCCCAGCCGTCATCATGGACTCGCTGGACAGTGGCCCCCAGCTGCGGGTGCCGAGGCTGCATGCCGATCAGCGCACGGCCGTTGCCGACGTCGTCCTCAGCGGAAACCGACTGGACGCCATCGTCGGGCCGGCAGGAACGGGAAAAACCACCACTTTGGGGGCCGTGAAGGCGGTTTGGGAGGCAGAGTATGGGCCCGGAAGTGTCGTCGGGCTGGCCCCTGCTGCGGCGAGCGCAGAGGTGCTGGGCCAGGAACTTCGCATGGTCACCGAGAACGTTACCAAGTGGCTGCACGAGTCGATGGGACACGGTGCGGCCACCCGGGCTGGGCGCTTTTTTCACGTTCAGGAACTCCTGAGTTCGTCCAAGTACAGCGACCGCCGGAGCATTGCATTTGCCCAGGAAGCTGCCCGGCTCGCCGCGACTCACCAGCGGTGGCGCTTCCACCCGAATCAACTCGTCATCATTGACGAAGCGTCCATGGTGTCCACCTTCCAGCTTGCTGCACTCGTGCAACAAGCAAAGGAAGCCGGCGCGAAAATCCTTCTGGTGGGTGACCCAGGCCAGTTGGACGCAATCGACGCTGGCGGCGTCCTCGGCTGGCTGGACCGCCAGCGACTGACGACGCCCCTTAGCACCATTTGGAGATTCAATGAGGTGTGGGAGCGCACTTCGTCCCTCAAGCTGAGGGCGGGAGACTACTCGGCGATCGAGGACTACGAGCAGCATCGGCGGATCCGGCACGGTTCCTACCTAAGCATGCTGGACCAGGCGTATCTTGCATGGCAGGCCGACATGCGGTCGGGTAAGTCGTCCATCCTGATCGCCGCAGACAACGAGACCGTGAACATGCTCAACGAACGCGCCCGAGCAGACCTGGTGTCCCAGGGAGTTGTAGACGCAGAGCTTGCAACTCAACTCACCGACGGCTTGCAGGCCGGTTCCGGTGACACCATCATCGCCCGCGGAAACAATCGCCGACTCATCGACAGTCAAGGCGAATTTGTCCGAAACGGCACGATGTTCGACGTCCGAGCGGTCAATAGGCACGACGGCTCAGTTCTCGCAGTGCGGCGGGAGACCGGAGCGAGCGTCGTACTCCCCAGGGCCTATCTTGAGACGTCCGTTGAGCTCGGCTACGCTACTACCGCTCACCGATCCCAAGGCCTTACGGTCGATACCGGGCACACAGTGGTCACACAAGGCCGGTTGACCCGCGAGCTGCTCTACGTGAGCATGACGCGCGGCCGGTCCGAGAACGCAGCATATGTCAGCCAGGGCGACGACTCAGAACACCAAGCCATCGACCCCTCGCAGCAGCTGTCGTGGCGCAGCATCCTCGCTGAGATATTAGCCGCAGAAGGTGCCGAGCGGACTGCCCACGAGGTCCGCGAAGCAGAGAGCAGGAAGGCGGACAACCTTGAACGGCTGTCTGCCGAGTACGATTACCTCGCGCAGATTGCTGCCGGTGAGGACCTCAGACGCTGTCTGGGAAAGCGTGCCCCGCTCGCAGTGCAGGAACTAAGCGCGTCACCGTCGTGGGGCGCTGCAGTTGCCGCCTGGCGAAAAGCTACAGCGGTCGGCCTTCACGGCGCAGAGCGCATCATGGAGCGGACCGTGCAGGACGGCCATTCAGTGCACGACCCGATGGCCCTCCTCAGCGCGCGGCTTCGTCGCTACACAAAAGGAACACCCACGTCGGCGATAGGCCCTTTGCGCGAATCGTTCTCTGCGCTGGGACCCGAGTTGGCAGACATGATCGTCCAGGTCCGCGAACGCATTCGGCAAAGGATGGAATCCGTCGCCTGGGCTGCCCTGACGCAGGATGTTCCGTGGAAGGACGAGCTGACTGCCGCCGTGGGTGCGACAGAATCCTTGGGCGGACTGATTCGCGACGTTGCCCTGTTCAGGGACAGATGGGGAATCTACGATTCCCACCTGCCATTGGGAGCTCCCCCGGCGGACTACGAGTGGGAACAGTTGCAGCAGCGGGAAGAAATTCAGGAAGCAATTGAAAGCGCCGGAAGCTGTCAGGCCGCCCCTCACCCAGCGATGAGCCCATCTGACGTGCACCGGTCGCAGCAAGTCGTCCTTACGAGTTCCGGCTGGCAGATCTAA